CGAAACGGCTGCCGCGACCCGTCTGTGGGTCGACCGCGCCGACGTACCACACCGGCGCAATGAATCCGTCGACGTGGGTGTAGGACAAATTGAGCTTGGCTGCCCATGATGAGTTGAAATCATGCCGGATATTGCCGAAGATATTGGTGGATTCGCTGTCGCGCCTTACTCCTGTCGGATAACCGGTGCTCCGGGGTATCGGCAGCGGTTCGCCCGTGCTGTATCGCGGGAAGGTCGGCGGTGAATCCTGGCCGGAGCCGCTTACCTTGTCGTAGCTCGCGCCGAGGCTGAAGGTGGTGCGATCGGTCGCGTCCGCCTCGACGATGCCGTAGAGCGTCAGATATCTGCGGTGCGAGTTGTCGTAGAATTTCTCGGTATCGTTGTAGGATGCGACGGCGCGGGCTCTTATGGTGCCGGCCGTGTCCAGCGGCGCACTGATGTCGACCTCGCCATAATAGTTGTTCCACGATCCCGCCGACAGGGCGGTCTTCAATTGGAACGTGTCCAGCGGGCGCTTGCGCACCAGGTTGATGCTGCCGCCCGGCCCGCCATTGCCGGTGAACAGACCTTCCGGCCCGCGTACGAGTTGGATGTTGTCGTATTTGGCGAGGCCGGTGTTTGTGGAGGAATCGCCAATACCGGTTTTGATGGGGGACCCGTCCACTGTGATGCCGGTCAGGGAAAAGCCGCGCACGGAGTAGGCCTGATCGCCCCACCCTGCCTCATTGGCGTAAAAGGTCACGCCGGGCAGTTGCTGGATCGCATCCTGGAACTGGGTGAAACGCTGATCGTCGAGCTGCTGCCGGGACAGCACGGTGATCGATCTCGGGACTTCCCGAAGGGACTGCTCTATCTTCGATCCGGCGGTAACGGCGGGTGTGGTGTAGGAACCGGTGTTCTCGCTCATGCCGGGATAATGGGATGTCCCGGTCGCCGCGGAAGCCCCCTCGACCCGCACCGGTCCGAGCTGCACGGCCCCTTCGGATGTCTTCGGTGCACGTTCGACCGTGACCATGTTGCCGCTGATGCGGAAGGTGAAACCGGTCCCGCTGAGCAACTGGCCGAGTGCCTGCGTGGGCGCAAGCGTGCCGTTCACACCGTTGGTTCGAACGCCACGGATCATCCCGCCATCGGCCGTCACCTGATAGCCGGACTGGTCCGCGAAGGCGACCAGAGCGTCGGCGAGCGGCTGTGCCGGAATATTGAAGCTGCGCTCCGCTACGGTCTGCGCCTGCGCCATCGCGGGCGCGGCGATCGCGCCGGCGGCGGCTGTCCCCATGAAGACGGCACCCAGCAGCGAGCGCCGCACGTTCCAACCAGATCCCTTATGCCCCATTCCCCGTTCCGATCTCCAAATGCCAAGCCTGTGACTCACTGCGAATGCGTCGCATTAGTGAAGGTCACACTCTCAACGATGTGCGGGGGAAATTTTTCAGGAGAAATTTGTGCGATGCCTGTCGCACCGCGGAGAAGCAGCGGTTCGGGGATGCTCAAGGATCGGAGATGACAAGCAGGAAAGGTGTAATTCGGCGCACGATGCCTCCGTGCGGTTGGACGATGGCGGTGAGGGCGGCTGCAGGATCGGTCATGTCGTAGCTGCCGGTAACGCTCCGCCGGCGGAGCCGATTACCGGTGAGCATGATCGCGCCGCCATGATAGCGTCGCACATCGGCGATGACGTCGCCCAGGGGCCTGTCCACAACGACGAGGCGGTGCGCGGACCAACTGCCGATCGATGTCGGCGAGATTTCGCCACGCCTGGCTGAGCCGTCCCATGTGATGCGGGTCCACTGCCCGGCGGTGAGCACGGCCGAGGCCGGTGGCGTTCCGTTCGCGCCGTCGACACGAACCCGGCCGCGTTTCACGGCGACATCGGCGCCGCTGTCGCCCAGGCGGATATCGAAGGCCGTGCCGAGCACGGTCACACTGGCGGCCCTGGCCTCGACCCGGAATGGCCGCGAGCGATCGGTGACGACGTCGAAGAAGGCCTCACCGGAAAGCAGGCGGACCTGACGCCTGTCGGACGAATAGGCGACGCTGATCGCGCTTTCCGGGCCGATGCGGACGGTGCTTCCGTCATCGAGGCGGACGGTCCGCGCTTCGCCGGTGCCGGTGATATGGTCGGCCGAAACGTGCAGGATGACCTGCGGTACGGCCACCCACGCAATGACCGCGGCAGCCGCAACGGCGGCAAGCGCGCGCGCACTGGGCAATATCCACCTTCGCCGGGGAGGCGTGCCGACGATTGAGCGGGGCGTCGGCAGCGAAGAAACATCCTTCGTTTGAGCGAGCAGGCCGGAGACACGAACCGCATGCGCCCAGGCTTCGGCGTTGATGGGCTCGCGCTCCGTCCAGCGGGTGATTTCGTCATGCAGGTCAGCATCATCGGGAACTTCCTGCATGCGCACGGTCCATCCAATCGCGGTCTCGAGCGCTCGATTCCACTCCTGATCCCGGCCGGTCGTGCTCTCGGGGCCCGATGTCATGTCATCTCCCGGTTCGCGGATTTACGTGCGTTCATCACATCTGCATGCCGCATTCTCGTAACGATGCAGAAGGACGATTTTTCAGGACTATTTTCGGATGGCGTGGTCACGGACGGCGAGGAACACGCTTGGCGCAATGGGTCTTGCCTTCGACGACGAGTGCATGAGCGAGCCCGATCGAGATTCCTAGTCGCTCGGCGATCTCGCGCAATTTCAGGCCTTCGACGGCATGCAGCGTCAGGGCCAGGCGCGTCCGTTCCGGAAGTTCCTCGAGCCCAGTGAGAACGCATCGGAGCTCATCACGGGCGATCATCTCGGTCTCTGCGGACGGTGTCTCGTCCGGGATCAGTTCGGCGATATCCGCGATGTCGCCGCCGTCGCGCCGCGCTTCGCGCTTGCGGACGCGGCTGATGTCGATGGCGAGATTGCGGACAATGCGAAACAGATATCGGCGTGGTTCCGCCAGCGCGCCCTTGCGTTCGATGGCGGCGATCCGCTCCCAGGCGTCCTGAACGACATCCTCGGCCCGGGCATGATCGTCGAGGATGCGATTGGCATAGTTGACCAGCTCGCCGCGATGGGCGGCATAGATGCCAAGCGCCTTGTTCTTTCCAGGCACGATCGTGCCGCCCCCTCTAGCCGGTCGCCCGATCAGGAGCGCCTGTCGTCAACCACCACTTGCGACGAATTCGCAATAAATCGGATAGCGGAGGACATGGCTTTGGGCAACTGTGTGACATTGCGGGCAGCGGTGCCGCGGCGCGACCGGGGCGATCAAACGAGCAACCGTTCTGCTGACAGTCTGCTGTGAAGCTGGACGGCTGCTTCTGCCGTCGTTTACGGGACCGGTAACATCGATCTCGCCGCGGTTGTTGTTCCAGGGTCCACGCTGTCGGGACTGCTGTTCGCATGGTCCGCCACAAAAACTTGGCGACGAACTATGGCACAATCAAAAATTTCCCCGCAACGTCACGGTGAAACTTCGAGGCTGCCCATATTGGTTTGATCCGCCGACATTCCCGAACTTCGCCCAGTAACGCTTGTCGAGCAGATTATCGACATTAGCGGATAGCGACAGAGAGTCGCTCAATTTGTAGCCGGCACGCAGGCTGACCAGCGCATATCCTCCTTGTCTCAGGATCGCGGTGCCCCAGTCGCTGAAGAACGAAGATTGATAATTGAGGCCTCCTCCCACCGAAAGGCGGTTTAGCCGCGCTTGCGGCTGATAAGTGGCCCAGAGCTTTATAAGATGTCTGGGTGTCCCGGTATGGAAAATGGAACCTTCACGTTTCGTGGGATCGCCGGAACTGTCCCGGTCATGGGTATATTCATTGTCATTGTAGGTATAGCCGGCCGCGATTTGCAGGTCCTGGACCAACTCGCCGCTGATATCGAATTCGATGCCCTGGCTGCGAACCTCGCCTCCGCTTATGGAAAAGCAAAAGCCATTGACGCATGGATGTTCCGGATCAGGGATCGCGCGATTGCGCTGTAATATCTTGTAGAATGCCAGCGACGCGTTCAGCGCACCTTCGAAGAACGCTCCCTTTATGCCCAGTTCATAGTTGGATCCGACGATGGGCTTGAGTCCACCCCCATCCCACGTGAGGCCATCCTGCGGCTGGAATACATCAGAATAGCTTGCGTAGAGCGATAGAGTCTCCGTGAGATCATAGGTTGCGCCTGCGTAGGGCGTAACCACGTCGGACTCTCTTTGCGAGGACGAGCCGAATGCCCAAACCGCATCAGGGTTGTACCGGCTTTCCCTTTTCCACCAACTCACACGTGAGCCCAAGATAAGCTTAAGCCTAGCAACAGGATTCATCCGCAATGATCCGTAGATGCCGGACTGCTTGCTACTATATACTGGAGCCATGAATATAGCGGTGTTCAGGGGTGGTTCTTCTATAATATACGGATTCCAATCGAATATGTTCATTGTACCGATTCTTCTTCCAGAAAGCATATTATAGCCTCCGCGCTGGGTTCTTGTCGTGGCGCCGAATATGAGTTCCTGTTTGCGTCCGAACAGCATGAACGGTCCATTGGCGAACACGTCGAAGCCTAGCTGCAGGCTGCGATAGTCCCGCATGGGCGTGCTGACGCCCCAATTCCCAAGCGCTGTCTGCGGATCTATCCCCAGTCTGACGTCTCCACTGATGCCGCCGCCATTCGAGTTGCTGAGACCACGCGTATAGTTCGCCAATGCGGTGATCTTCCACTCGCCGCTCAACCTCTGCTTCACCTCCGCGAATGCATATCTGTTACGGAAATTATAATATGTCCACGCGAGGCCAAGGTAAGTCGAGCGCGGTAGCCCGATATCAATTCCACCGCTGTAGAAGGGAATGTTCTGGCCACTCGGCCCATCGAGCCACTGATACGCACCCCCGATTGAGATCAGGGTGTCAGGTGTGAGATCGCTCTCGACCACGCCGTAGATCGCGCTGCGCTTCTGGTGAACGACATCATAGAAATAATCGTTCTCCTGATAGGCTCCTGCGAGCCGTGCCCGCAATCTTCCGTCCTTGCTGATGGGACCGGTAATATCTATCTCGCCGCGATAATTGTTCCACGACCCCGCGCTGATTGCAGCCGAGAGAGATGTATTCGCCAGCGGCCGTTTCCGGACGAGATTGATGGAGGCAGCCGGATTTCCGGCACCCTGGAATAGCCCATTCGGGCCACGGAGAACCTCGACGCGATCATACATGATCATATCGGGACTGGCCGTGGCATTTACGTCGTCATTGCCATTGTTGATGGGCACGCCATCCACAAGCAGCGAATCGATTTCGAATCCACGCGACGAATAGGAAGCGCGGTTTGCATCAAAAGACGTGACCGATATCCCGGTTGCTTGTCCGAGCGCTTCGGTTAGCGTCCGCAAATTCTGGTCTTCGAGACGTTGACGCGTGATGACGCTCACAGACTGAGGAACATCACGCAAGGACTGTTCGGACTTGCCGATCGTGAGCGCGCTCGACGTGTAAGAACCCGTGCCTTCTGTGCGCGCCGGACTGTTCGATGCGCTGAGTCCATTGCCGGAGCGTACGCCGCTGGCGTTGGCACCTTCCACCCGCACGGAACCAAGCTGAATGGCACCATCTGAAACACGCGGCGCGACTTCCATCGCCACCGTATTACGGTCTATCCAGCGCCAGGTCAGTCCCGTTCCGGCGAGCAGGCGGCTGAGCGCCTCGGCCGGGCTCAGCCTTCCGGATATAGCGGAGGAACGCTTGCCTTCGAGGAGGCTGGTTCCGGCGGTCACCTGCACGCCGGCCTGACGGCCGTATTCCGTGATCGCGCTGCGGAGCGTCTGCGCGGGGATCTCGAAATTGCGCGCTTCGTTCTCGCTCCTCTGCGCATGGGCGGGCATCGCCGCTAAGCCTCCTGGCACTGTCGCCAGTAATAAACTCATATAGGTGGCAATTCCGCGCCCACCGAACCCCCGTTCGCGCATTTGTGATCCTTCCTTTCGCGGGGATCGTCTGCGAACGATTCCCATTAGCAACAGGGAACAGACGCGAGCGCGGCTGGATTTTTCAAAGTTGCCCGAAAAAAGTTCTGGAAGACGTCCTAACTGGCTGAAACAACGAGCAGATAGCGGGTGATACGGGTCACTTCGCCGCCATAGGGATGGACGATAGCGCGCAATGCCGCGGTCGGATCGCGGATGTCGTACACCCCCGTCACTGGCTTTTGTCCCAGGTCTCCGCCGCGCAGGACGATAATCCCGCGATGATAGCGACGGAGCTGCGCGACGACGTCGGCGACGCTCGCGCCGTCAACCATGATGAGGCCGTCCCTCCAAGGCGCTATGCGAGATGTCGGGACGTGGTCTCGCACCAGCCTGCCGGAGGCAGCGTCGATGCGCGCATGGTCGCCGGGTGTAAGAAAGCTCGCCTCCGCAGCGCCCTTTCGCTCTATCTTCACCTTTCCGCGTTGGACCGCAACGTCGACGGCACCATGGCCAAGGCGAACGTCGAATGCCGTGCCGACGACAGTGACGTCGACGCCGCCGGCATTGACGACAAAGGGCCGGGCTTTGTTCGGGGCAATGTCGAAGAAGGCCTGGCCGGTGCGCAAAGCGATGCGTCGGCTGTCGCGGCTATAGTCGACATTGATGGCGCTGGCGGTGTCGAGATGCACGGTTGAGCCGTCCGCCAGCGTGATCTTGCGCACTTCCCCGGTCGCGGTGGCTTGGTCGGCGCGCAACGGGAGCCCAAGCGGCGACATGACGACAAGGGTGGCCGAAGCGGCGGCGGCGAAGCCGCCGAGCATTAGCCGACGGCGGGTCGGCGTCCGTTTGCGATGGGCAGAATTGTGCTGCCGCACGGCTTCGGCGCGAGGCTGTGTGGCATGGACGGATGGAACCGCATTCATCAGTTTCCATGTCTTTTGCGCCTTGCGCCAGGCACGGGCGTGCGCCTCGCTTCGCGCTATCCAGGCATCGAGTTCGGCCTGGTCATTTGGGTCGGGCTTGGCGCC
This genomic window from Sphingobium cloacae contains:
- a CDS encoding TonB-dependent siderophore receptor codes for the protein MRERGFGGRGIATYMSLLLATVPGGLAAMPAHAQRSENEARNFEIPAQTLRSAITEYGRQAGVQVTAGTSLLEGKRSSAISGRLSPAEALSRLLAGTGLTWRWIDRNTVAMEVAPRVSDGAIQLGSVRVEGANASGVRSGNGLSASNSPARTEGTGSYTSSALTIGKSEQSLRDVPQSVSVITRQRLEDQNLRTLTEALGQATGISVTSFDANRASYSSRGFEIDSLLVDGVPINNGNDDVNATASPDMIMYDRVEVLRGPNGLFQGAGNPAASINLVRKRPLANTSLSAAISAGSWNNYRGEIDITGPISKDGRLRARLAGAYQENDYFYDVVHQKRSAIYGVVESDLTPDTLISIGGAYQWLDGPSGQNIPFYSGGIDIGLPRSTYLGLAWTYYNFRNRYAFAEVKQRLSGEWKITALANYTRGLSNSNGGGISGDVRLGIDPQTALGNWGVSTPMRDYRSLQLGFDVFANGPFMLFGRKQELIFGATTRTQRGGYNMLSGRRIGTMNIFDWNPYIIEEPPLNTAIFMAPVYSSKQSGIYGSLRMNPVARLKLILGSRVSWWKRESRYNPDAVWAFGSSSQRESDVVTPYAGATYDLTETLSLYASYSDVFQPQDGLTWDGGGLKPIVGSNYELGIKGAFFEGALNASLAFYKILQRNRAIPDPEHPCVNGFCFSISGGEVRSQGIEFDISGELVQDLQIAAGYTYNDNEYTHDRDSSGDPTKREGSIFHTGTPRHLIKLWATYQPQARLNRLSVGGGLNYQSSFFSDWGTAILRQGGYALVSLRAGYKLSDSLSLSANVDNLLDKRYWAKFGNVGGSNQYGQPRSFTVTLRGNF
- a CDS encoding TonB-dependent siderophore receptor; this encodes MRRSLLGAVFMGTAAAGAIAAPAMAQAQTVAERSFNIPAQPLADALVAFADQSGYQVTADGGMIRGVRTNGVNGTLAPTQALGQLLSGTGFTFRISGNMVTVERAPKTSEGAVQLGPVRVEGASAATGTSHYPGMSENTGSYTTPAVTAGSKIEQSLREVPRSITVLSRQQLDDQRFTQFQDAIQQLPGVTFYANEAGWGDQAYSVRGFSLTGITVDGSPIKTGIGDSSTNTGLAKYDNIQLVRGPEGLFTGNGGPGGSINLVRKRPLDTFQLKTALSAGSWNNYYGEVDISAPLDTAGTIRARAVASYNDTEKFYDNSHRRYLTLYGIVEADATDRTTFSLGASYDKVSGSGQDSPPTFPRYSTGEPLPIPRSTGYPTGVRRDSESTNIFGNIRHDFNSSWAAKLNLSYTHVDGFIAPVWYVGAVDPQTGRGSRFGTPTTSDYEIKALAADFNIQGDVQLFGRTHKLVIGADYVRTKNDSTQMAGGTVRRPDGASVGTIEIEWPNFDSSQYAFSLDQQTLRGTTVGKNTQYGVYLYGQIQLLDPLKLVLGGRLSGYRNEVVGWTGSSRMKNSSIFIPYAALQYDFARDFTAYLTYTRGYEDQSNRYTAKHEPIGPTSSNSFELGIKGEHWGGRLNSNVTVYRTLRKNFAVLLNADQQFNDANPGRTCCYAGDGRFEGKGVEVDISGELLPRLQVNIGYTLDDSKVDYGSDAGNRISTDIPKHSFRAWVRYQLPGSLSGLALGGGVRAQSSFYSEGTVRTWNPTGGTDGTGAFDGPSVPYSFVEPGRSVWDLFAQYQLTSAFNLALNVNNIFDKKYFARVGGTSWNNVYGSPRNVMVTLRGSF
- a CDS encoding RNA polymerase sigma factor; protein product: MPGKNKALGIYAAHRGELVNYANRILDDHARAEDVVQDAWERIAAIERKGALAEPRRYLFRIVRNLAIDISRVRKREARRDGGDIADIAELIPDETPSAETEMIARDELRCVLTGLEELPERTRLALTLHAVEGLKLREIAERLGISIGLAHALVVEGKTHCAKRVPRRP
- a CDS encoding FecR family protein; amino-acid sequence: MTSGPESTTGRDQEWNRALETAIGWTVRMQEVPDDADLHDEITRWTEREPINAEAWAHAVRVSGLLAQTKDVSSLPTPRSIVGTPPRRRWILPSARALAAVAAAAVIAWVAVPQVILHVSADHITGTGEARTVRLDDGSTVRIGPESAISVAYSSDRRQVRLLSGEAFFDVVTDRSRPFRVEARAASVTVLGTAFDIRLGDSGADVAVKRGRVRVDGANGTPPASAVLTAGQWTRITWDGSARRGEISPTSIGSWSAHRLVVVDRPLGDVIADVRRYHGGAIMLTGNRLRRRSVTGSYDMTDPAAALTAIVQPHGGIVRRITPFLLVISDP
- a CDS encoding FecR family protein, encoding MSSEEDPRIWDEALDWSIRMHGAKPDPNDQAELDAWIARSEAHARAWRKAQKTWKLMNAVPSVHATQPRAEAVRQHNSAHRKRTPTRRRLMLGGFAAAASATLVVMSPLGLPLRADQATATGEVRKITLADGSTVHLDTASAINVDYSRDSRRIALRTGQAFFDIAPNKARPFVVNAGGVDVTVVGTAFDVRLGHGAVDVAVQRGKVKIERKGAAEASFLTPGDHARIDAASGRLVRDHVPTSRIAPWRDGLIMVDGASVADVVAQLRRYHRGIIVLRGGDLGQKPVTGVYDIRDPTAALRAIVHPYGGEVTRITRYLLVVSAS